In Roseiconus lacunae, one genomic interval encodes:
- the rpmF gene encoding 50S ribosomal protein L32, translated as MAVPKRKHSNSRTGKRRSHDHVKKRQIGYCPQCSSPVPTHTICPKCGYYMGRTVVEPRDE; from the coding sequence ATGGCTGTCCCAAAGCGAAAACACAGTAATAGTCGAACCGGCAAGCGTCGCAGCCACGATCACGTTAAAAAACGTCAGATCGGATATTGCCCCCAGTGCAGCAGCCCGGTGCCGACGCACACGATCTGCCCGAAGTGTGGGTACTACATGGGCCGGACCGTGGTCGAGCCCCGCGACGAGTAA
- a CDS encoding class I SAM-dependent methyltransferase, producing the protein MSAPQESDQSQSIRSAGDRTVQQYQDWMQINGASHLMRTARQSGITARLREKQHSLGELCEALSLNEDCAQLVLDGLVAIGYVEQYGDDYALARAGHLLCQYDEDLGDSRFESLLPKLKLASSSNDGSTADTESFRNDLAATQWIHTSAAMQAAEVLDIGGEGMQGLRILDLGCGSAVWSCAMAHRDPESSVTAVDLAGPLESARSTAESIGLQSRLKTIEANPPEAELGEQEFDLAVLAQVLSAYSDEQAAGLLRKAVGAVRPGGRVAIPDLYLGPGKASLKETLGRIAIHLATPGGRARDLRKCQQMMTEAGLGAIQFTYLAASPMGLGMMVAEKPSR; encoded by the coding sequence ATGAGTGCCCCGCAAGAAAGCGACCAATCCCAATCGATCCGCAGCGCCGGCGATCGCACCGTCCAGCAATACCAAGACTGGATGCAGATCAACGGCGCGTCGCACCTGATGCGAACCGCCCGACAATCCGGAATCACGGCGCGGTTAAGAGAAAAGCAGCATTCGCTCGGCGAGCTTTGCGAGGCCCTTTCGCTCAACGAAGACTGCGCGCAATTGGTCCTCGATGGATTGGTCGCGATCGGCTATGTCGAACAGTACGGCGATGACTACGCGCTCGCTCGTGCGGGACATTTGCTTTGCCAATACGACGAAGATCTTGGCGATAGCCGATTCGAATCACTGCTGCCAAAGCTAAAGTTGGCATCGAGCAGCAACGACGGTTCGACAGCCGACACAGAGTCCTTTCGCAACGACTTGGCGGCGACCCAATGGATCCATACCTCCGCGGCGATGCAGGCGGCCGAGGTCCTCGATATCGGTGGCGAAGGAATGCAGGGCTTGCGGATCCTTGATCTAGGCTGCGGTTCGGCGGTCTGGAGCTGTGCGATGGCACACCGCGATCCAGAATCTTCGGTCACCGCCGTTGACCTTGCCGGCCCCTTGGAATCGGCTCGCAGCACCGCCGAATCGATTGGGCTGCAGAGTCGCTTGAAAACCATCGAAGCGAACCCGCCCGAGGCGGAGCTTGGCGAGCAAGAATTCGACCTAGCGGTTCTCGCGCAAGTACTTTCGGCCTACTCAGACGAACAAGCCGCTGGATTACTTCGCAAAGCTGTCGGGGCGGTCCGTCCGGGGGGGCGTGTCGCGATCCCCGATTTGTACTTAGGTCCCGGCAAAGCCAGTTTAAAGGAAACGCTGGGGCGCATCGCCATCCACCTCGCCACCCCGGGCGGCCGGGCCCGCGACCTGAGGAAGTGCCAGCAGATGATGACCGAAGCCGGTTTGGGTGCGATTCAATTCACCTATCTCGCGGCCAGTCCGATGGGATTGGGAATGATGGTGGCGGAAAAGCCAAGTCGTTAG
- the aroF gene encoding 3-deoxy-7-phosphoheptulonate synthase, translating to MIVIMEQNATQEQIDAVAKKVESMGLKSSIIVGTERTVIAAIGDKRSDFKDSIESSPGVSGVTPISAPYKMASREVRPEPSRVDILDFSAGAGSVGFIAGPCSVESEEQLMSSARAVKAAGATGLRGGAFKPRTSPYSFQGMKEEGLKLLAAAREETGLAVFTEVMGTADVDLVASYADVLQVGARNMQNYRLLEAVGQSGKPVLLKRGASATMDEFLLAAEYILNEGNEHVMLCERGIRTFESHTRFTLPLASVPYLHRRTHLPVIIDPSHGTGHTYMVHDMSVAAVAAGADGIILEVHPDPPNALSDGYQSQTFDEFSRTMGRCKKVLAALQEDA from the coding sequence ATGATTGTGATAATGGAGCAGAACGCGACGCAGGAACAAATCGATGCGGTTGCGAAGAAAGTCGAATCGATGGGCCTCAAATCGAGCATCATTGTTGGCACCGAGCGAACCGTGATTGCCGCGATCGGGGACAAGCGTTCGGATTTCAAAGACTCAATCGAAAGCAGCCCCGGCGTCAGTGGCGTCACACCGATTTCGGCCCCCTACAAGATGGCCAGTCGAGAAGTGCGGCCAGAACCGAGCCGCGTCGACATTCTTGACTTTTCTGCCGGTGCGGGAAGCGTCGGATTCATTGCCGGTCCTTGCAGCGTCGAAAGTGAAGAGCAATTGATGTCGAGCGCCCGCGCGGTCAAGGCTGCCGGGGCAACGGGACTTCGCGGCGGGGCATTCAAACCACGCACCAGTCCGTATAGCTTTCAAGGGATGAAAGAAGAGGGGCTCAAGCTTCTCGCCGCCGCCCGCGAAGAAACCGGCCTAGCCGTATTCACCGAAGTGATGGGCACGGCCGACGTGGACTTGGTGGCCAGCTACGCCGACGTGCTGCAAGTCGGCGCGCGTAACATGCAAAACTACCGCCTGCTCGAAGCGGTCGGCCAAAGCGGCAAACCGGTGCTACTTAAACGCGGCGCGTCGGCCACGATGGACGAGTTTCTGCTCGCCGCAGAATACATCCTCAACGAAGGCAACGAACACGTGATGCTTTGCGAACGCGGCATCCGTACCTTCGAATCACACACGCGATTCACATTGCCGCTCGCCAGCGTCCCTTACCTGCACCGACGCACGCACCTGCCCGTGATCATCGACCCCTCACACGGGACCGGGCACACCTACATGGTTCACGACATGAGCGTTGCCGCCGTGGCTGCCGGTGCCGACGGGATTATCTTGGAAGTTCACCCTGATCCGCCCAACGCACTCAGCGATGGCTATCAGTCACAGACGTTCGACGAGTTTTCGCGAACGATGGGGCGGTGCAAAAAAGTCTTGGCCGCCCTCCAGGAAGACGCATGA
- a CDS encoding c-type cytochrome domain-containing protein: MSIRVPNHLVKAVVAVALVAAIFSLVPSGCRGAELDRRQRAMVLNLSSTINRANKNLFEQKISQAETDLRKALDQVNRILESDSPELFDAIDGHIKALSKTHAMLELEGASLPPFRKPSRPTATSDSKPMSPDGMAGDLVSFKDDVAPILSAKCGSCHVNRSQGRFSLASYAVLMKGPPEGVVVFAGDVVGSRLIETIETGDMPRGGGRVSPEELKTLKDWVLQGAKFDGEDPNATIAGAGTTREPAMAAAPTPTITKASGGETVSFAAEVAPLLVENCSGCHIDAMQTRGGLEMDQFARLLRGGDSGPVITPGRGEASLLIQKLRGTAADGARMPVGRPPLSDQSIALISKWIDEGAKLDAEERQPIKVMARMAWVANATSAEVSSRRAELADKNLKLAGSGPAEEHHTEHFRVIGPTTPATLELVGRQAENNLTIAKTVVKASSGNSEDYFHGKATLFVLPKRYDYSEFAKMVERRSIPSDWASHWSYNVEDAYLVTVATGQDDEEAIEDRLLSPVISLAVASRGSDVPRWFAEGLGSARAMQQTAKSRADQAKLRTKIAEAASSVKNAKAFLENRLTPEQADAFGTAIAMTMLDRNRRKSLDATFRLLSSGQPFERAFVGGFRVSPTVYIDQLLSYAR; this comes from the coding sequence ATGTCCATTCGCGTGCCCAACCACCTCGTCAAAGCAGTCGTCGCCGTGGCCTTGGTTGCCGCGATTTTTAGCTTGGTGCCTTCTGGTTGTCGCGGAGCAGAACTCGATCGACGACAGCGTGCGATGGTGCTGAACCTGTCATCGACGATTAATCGAGCAAATAAGAATCTGTTCGAACAAAAGATCTCCCAGGCCGAGACAGACCTTCGCAAGGCACTCGATCAAGTTAACCGGATTCTCGAAAGTGACAGCCCCGAGCTGTTCGATGCGATCGACGGGCACATAAAAGCGCTCTCGAAAACTCACGCAATGCTAGAACTCGAAGGCGCCTCGCTACCTCCGTTTCGCAAGCCTTCGCGACCAACCGCAACATCGGATTCAAAACCGATGTCGCCGGATGGTATGGCTGGTGACTTGGTCAGCTTTAAAGACGATGTCGCACCGATTTTGTCCGCCAAGTGTGGCAGTTGTCACGTCAATCGCAGCCAGGGTCGATTCTCTCTGGCCAGCTATGCGGTCTTGATGAAAGGTCCGCCGGAAGGCGTCGTTGTCTTCGCCGGGGATGTCGTCGGCAGCCGTTTGATCGAAACGATCGAAACCGGGGACATGCCGCGTGGAGGCGGTCGCGTCTCACCGGAAGAGCTGAAGACACTGAAAGATTGGGTGCTTCAAGGGGCGAAGTTTGATGGCGAAGATCCCAATGCGACGATTGCCGGGGCGGGAACCACGCGGGAGCCCGCGATGGCCGCCGCCCCAACGCCAACGATCACCAAAGCATCCGGCGGCGAAACCGTCAGCTTTGCCGCCGAAGTCGCCCCCCTGCTGGTCGAAAACTGCAGCGGCTGTCACATCGACGCAATGCAAACCCGTGGTGGACTGGAAATGGACCAGTTCGCGCGTTTGCTACGTGGCGGTGATAGCGGCCCGGTGATCACGCCGGGGCGTGGCGAAGCAAGTTTGTTGATTCAAAAACTTCGTGGAACTGCCGCAGACGGGGCAAGAATGCCAGTCGGACGCCCACCGCTTTCCGATCAATCGATTGCGTTGATCAGCAAATGGATTGACGAAGGTGCGAAGTTGGATGCCGAAGAAAGACAACCGATCAAAGTGATGGCCCGGATGGCCTGGGTAGCCAATGCGACCAGTGCCGAAGTCAGCTCACGCCGTGCCGAACTCGCCGACAAAAACCTCAAGCTCGCCGGCAGCGGCCCCGCCGAAGAACATCACACCGAACATTTCCGTGTCATTGGACCGACGACCCCCGCGACCCTCGAACTCGTCGGTCGGCAAGCCGAGAACAACCTGACGATTGCCAAAACGGTGGTCAAAGCGAGCTCCGGCAATAGCGAAGATTACTTCCATGGGAAAGCGACCCTCTTCGTCCTCCCCAAACGCTACGACTACAGCGAATTCGCGAAGATGGTCGAGCGTCGCAGTATTCCAAGCGACTGGGCATCACACTGGAGCTACAACGTTGAAGACGCGTACTTGGTGACCGTTGCGACCGGCCAAGATGACGAGGAAGCGATCGAGGATCGGCTGCTCAGCCCGGTGATTAGCCTGGCCGTTGCCAGTCGTGGGTCAGACGTCCCCCGATGGTTTGCCGAGGGGTTGGGTTCAGCCCGCGCGATGCAGCAAACAGCCAAAAGTAGAGCGGACCAGGCAAAACTGCGAACCAAGATTGCCGAAGCCGCGTCCTCGGTAAAAAACGCCAAAGCCTTTCTGGAAAATCGTTTGACCCCAGAGCAGGCCGACGCCTTTGGAACCGCCATCGCAATGACTATGCTTGACCGAAATCGACGCAAATCACTCGACGCGACCTTCCGCTTGCTTTCGAGCGGACAGCCATTTGAACGAGCATTTGTAGGCGGGTTTCGAGTATCCCCGACGGTCTATATCGACCAACTTCTAAGCTACGCGCGGTAG
- the galE gene encoding UDP-glucose 4-epimerase GalE, whose translation MNLLIVGGAGYIGSHAVRLLLDAGHTVTVYDNLSRGHRQAVPDGMLVEGELSDRNTLVGVLKEKNIDAVMHFAAFALVNESVNDPALYYRNNVIAAVDLLDAMREANVKKIVFSSTTATYGEPEVIPIAETTLQQPINPYGFTKLVFEQALADYAAAYGFGYAALRYFNAAGARPDGTIGEDHDPETHLIPIVLQVALGQRKHITVFGDDYATPDGTCIRDYIHVDDLGAAHLAALERLEPGKGICVNLGTGRGTSVREIIDACRDVTGHAIPEVMGERRAGDPPELVADASLAKKWLDWTPKYTDVRQIVETAWRWHQNHPNGYASN comes from the coding sequence ATGAACCTTCTAATCGTCGGTGGAGCCGGATACATCGGATCGCACGCCGTGCGGCTACTACTTGATGCCGGCCACACGGTCACCGTTTACGACAACCTTTCACGGGGCCATCGCCAAGCGGTACCAGACGGCATGCTGGTCGAGGGCGAACTGTCCGATCGGAACACGCTCGTTGGCGTTCTAAAGGAAAAGAACATTGACGCGGTCATGCACTTCGCCGCGTTCGCGCTCGTCAATGAGTCCGTCAACGATCCGGCGCTTTACTATCGCAACAATGTCATCGCCGCCGTGGATCTTCTTGATGCGATGCGTGAAGCCAACGTCAAGAAGATTGTCTTCAGCAGTACCACGGCCACCTACGGGGAACCGGAGGTCATCCCGATCGCCGAAACAACGTTGCAACAACCGATCAATCCCTACGGCTTTACCAAACTTGTGTTCGAGCAAGCGCTGGCGGACTACGCCGCGGCTTATGGATTCGGCTATGCGGCATTGCGTTACTTCAACGCCGCGGGCGCCCGTCCGGATGGGACGATCGGCGAAGACCATGATCCGGAGACACACTTGATCCCCATCGTTCTCCAAGTCGCCTTGGGGCAACGCAAACACATCACCGTTTTCGGAGATGACTACGCGACGCCTGACGGAACTTGTATTCGGGACTATATCCATGTTGATGACCTCGGCGCCGCACACCTCGCGGCCTTGGAACGTCTTGAACCCGGCAAGGGAATTTGTGTGAACCTGGGTACCGGACGGGGAACCAGCGTACGAGAGATCATCGACGCTTGTCGCGACGTGACCGGACACGCGATCCCAGAAGTGATGGGAGAACGCCGCGCCGGAGACCCACCAGAACTAGTTGCCGACGCGTCCCTCGCCAAAAAATGGCTGGACTGGACGCCCAAGTACACCGACGTTCGCCAGATCGTCGAGACGGCGTGGAGGTGGCATCAGAACCATCCCAACGGGTACGCGTCGAATTAG
- the xerD gene encoding site-specific tyrosine recombinase XerD, which translates to MAKRKTKLQLLQQTGPSEKPRQSAQSVREDFLNYLRGECHLADNTVSAYGRDLTRFIEWLGERRLDAIRVGDLTDFMACLLDSKLAPASVSRAVVAVRTFFKYLQLEGIVTENPAELLAAQKLWQRVPGVLTRRQVDAFLGAPRKIDTFWQRDKAMLEVLYATGCRASEVCTLRLQDLSLDQKYLKCTGKGGKQRMVPIGCKAIEAIKFYCETLRDELAVKRDHQHNELFLSRNGRPLDRIQLWRLVKFYARRAGIESDISPHSLRHSFATHLLAGGADLRQVQEMLGHASIQTTQIYTHVEHSRLKKVHQQFHPRA; encoded by the coding sequence GTGGCCAAACGAAAAACCAAACTTCAGTTGCTGCAGCAGACCGGCCCGTCGGAAAAGCCCCGTCAATCGGCACAATCGGTGCGGGAAGATTTCTTGAATTACCTCCGCGGGGAGTGCCATTTAGCCGACAATACGGTTTCCGCCTACGGGCGCGATCTGACGCGTTTCATCGAATGGCTGGGCGAGCGGCGTTTGGACGCGATCCGCGTCGGCGATTTGACCGACTTTATGGCTTGCTTGCTCGATTCGAAACTTGCACCGGCATCGGTGTCACGGGCCGTCGTCGCGGTGCGCACGTTCTTTAAGTATCTGCAGCTGGAAGGCATCGTTACCGAAAACCCAGCCGAGTTGTTGGCAGCGCAAAAACTTTGGCAGCGCGTCCCCGGCGTTCTGACTCGGCGACAGGTCGACGCTTTTCTTGGCGCGCCGCGAAAGATCGACACGTTCTGGCAACGCGACAAGGCGATGCTGGAAGTGCTTTACGCGACCGGTTGCCGAGCCAGTGAAGTGTGCACGCTTCGTCTCCAAGATCTCTCACTCGACCAGAAGTACTTGAAGTGTACCGGCAAAGGCGGCAAGCAGCGGATGGTTCCGATCGGCTGCAAGGCGATCGAGGCGATCAAGTTTTACTGTGAGACGTTACGCGATGAACTTGCCGTCAAGCGTGATCATCAACACAACGAGTTGTTTCTTTCGCGGAACGGTCGCCCGCTTGATCGGATTCAGCTCTGGCGGCTCGTCAAGTTTTATGCCCGGCGTGCCGGCATCGAAAGCGACATCAGTCCGCACTCGCTGCGGCATAGCTTTGCGACCCACTTGCTCGCCGGCGGCGCCGATCTTCGTCAAGTTCAAGAAATGCTCGGGCACGCAAGTATTCAAACCACTCAGATTTACACCCACGTCGAGCATTCGCGGTTAAAGAAAGTTCATCAGCAGTTTCATCCCCGCGCGTAG
- a CDS encoding serine hydrolase domain-containing protein, with protein MNTHTLRAEIKSKAPQEQPSMCTRRQMMSAGLGVSIAAGFCWPGASLPRLQADEFNLGEIETLIAGAITAGDLPGAVVSCAGRGQIHYRQTFGHRWLSPDLTKLTDDTVFDLASITKSVATATSVALLYQDGNIDPKATVKHYLPEFKGRGKDAITVEQCLLHTSGLTPDNALADYLSGSEIAWENICGLGLRSEPGIKFSYSDVGFIVLGKLVERISGTTIDRFASERIFQPLQMPDTGFNPPAALKPRIAPTENDDDGWVWGRVHDPRAHAMGGVAGHAGLFSTADDLTKFGQALLAASRGESDWMKESTLRWMSHPHPVPASEPRGTRALGWDHRSPYSRNRGQAFSEQAFGHGGFTGTVLWIDPTKELVFVWLSSRLYPDGKGTVNTLAGNVATILGKQFG; from the coding sequence ATGAATACGCACACCTTGCGGGCGGAAATAAAGTCGAAAGCACCCCAAGAACAGCCGAGCATGTGCACTCGACGCCAAATGATGTCCGCCGGACTTGGTGTCTCGATTGCCGCCGGCTTTTGTTGGCCGGGAGCGAGCTTGCCGCGATTGCAAGCCGACGAATTCAACTTGGGCGAAATCGAAACGTTGATCGCCGGCGCGATAACCGCGGGTGATCTTCCCGGGGCCGTGGTGAGTTGTGCCGGCCGTGGCCAGATCCACTACCGACAAACATTTGGCCACCGCTGGCTTTCTCCCGATCTGACCAAGCTGACCGATGACACCGTTTTTGATCTCGCGTCGATCACCAAATCGGTCGCGACCGCGACGTCGGTAGCGTTGCTTTACCAGGACGGCAACATTGATCCCAAAGCTACCGTGAAGCACTATTTGCCAGAGTTCAAAGGCCGCGGCAAAGACGCCATCACGGTCGAACAGTGTCTATTGCACACCAGCGGCTTAACGCCCGACAACGCTCTGGCCGATTACCTGAGCGGGTCCGAAATTGCATGGGAGAACATTTGCGGGTTGGGTCTACGTTCCGAGCCTGGAATCAAGTTCTCCTATTCCGACGTTGGTTTCATCGTGCTCGGAAAGCTCGTCGAACGAATCAGCGGTACGACGATTGATCGATTCGCTTCCGAACGAATTTTCCAACCGCTGCAAATGCCAGACACGGGGTTCAACCCGCCGGCCGCACTGAAACCACGAATCGCGCCAACCGAAAACGACGATGACGGCTGGGTCTGGGGGCGTGTCCATGACCCAAGGGCTCACGCAATGGGGGGCGTCGCAGGGCACGCCGGCCTATTTTCGACAGCCGACGATCTGACCAAATTCGGGCAAGCGTTGCTGGCAGCTTCGCGAGGCGAGTCGGACTGGATGAAGGAGTCGACGTTACGTTGGATGAGCCATCCGCATCCGGTGCCCGCAAGCGAGCCGCGCGGCACCCGAGCGTTGGGCTGGGATCATCGATCACCGTATTCACGCAACCGGGGACAAGCGTTTTCCGAACAAGCATTCGGACACGGCGGTTTTACCGGAACCGTACTTTGGATCGATCCGACCAAAGAACTGGTGTTTGTCTGGCTAAGTTCGAGGCTTTACCCTGACGGCAAAGGTACCGTCAACACGCTGGCCGGAAACGTCGCCACGATCCTGGGTAAACAGTTTGGCTAG
- a CDS encoding sulfatase family protein, translating to MKPSLVFTLVLLCSLSVGKTHADDDSRPPNFVFIIADDCTFRDIGCYGGQAHTPNIDALATEGMRLTECYQAAPMCSPTRHNIYTGLYPVRSGAYPNHTFAKDGTKSIAHYLAPLDYRVALSGKTHIGPKEVFPFEYSGKKNPDMDAVDGLFSECAKARTPFCLLACSNEPHSPWNKGDSSRYPVDEIELPPYLVDTPVVRENFARYLAEITYFDDQVGQILERLERHGLTENTVVMVVSEQGNSFPFAKWTCYSSGLQSAMVVRWPGKIQAGSTSDAMVEYVDITPTFIEAAGLPAQENLDGKSFLPVLRGEAKQHKTHSYGLMTTRGIIAGSDLFAIRTVRDDRYRLIWNLNHDATFTNACTEADYFRSMQRFANSGDANAKELVDRYMHRPEYELFDCQADPLEMNNLAQDPAHAEHVERLKSTLLAWMEEQGDEGVKTERDAILHQSRYKKFDSAEAFKVYRRAVRNRKKNPID from the coding sequence ATGAAACCATCACTTGTTTTTACGCTCGTTTTGTTGTGCTCACTCTCGGTCGGCAAGACGCATGCCGATGATGATTCGCGACCACCGAATTTTGTGTTCATCATCGCCGATGATTGTACGTTTCGAGACATCGGCTGCTACGGCGGGCAAGCTCATACGCCCAACATTGATGCCCTCGCTACCGAGGGCATGCGACTGACCGAGTGTTATCAAGCGGCGCCGATGTGTTCGCCGACTCGACATAACATCTACACCGGTTTGTATCCCGTCCGCAGCGGCGCGTATCCAAATCACACCTTTGCCAAAGACGGAACGAAGAGCATCGCGCATTACCTTGCCCCGCTCGACTATCGCGTCGCGCTGAGCGGCAAGACGCATATCGGTCCGAAAGAAGTTTTTCCGTTTGAATACAGCGGGAAGAAGAATCCAGATATGGATGCCGTCGACGGTTTGTTTTCCGAGTGTGCAAAAGCCAGAACACCATTTTGCCTGCTTGCTTGTTCGAACGAACCGCACTCGCCTTGGAACAAAGGCGACTCATCTCGCTACCCGGTCGACGAAATTGAACTGCCTCCGTACTTAGTTGATACGCCTGTGGTGCGAGAAAATTTCGCACGCTATCTCGCCGAGATTACCTATTTCGACGATCAAGTTGGTCAAATTCTTGAGCGACTTGAACGCCACGGTTTGACGGAGAACACCGTCGTAATGGTCGTTTCCGAACAAGGTAATTCATTTCCATTTGCCAAATGGACTTGCTACTCCAGCGGACTTCAGTCGGCGATGGTCGTTCGTTGGCCAGGAAAGATCCAGGCGGGAAGCACTTCTGATGCAATGGTCGAATATGTTGACATCACCCCAACATTTATCGAAGCCGCCGGTTTGCCGGCGCAGGAAAACCTTGACGGCAAGAGTTTTCTGCCGGTACTGCGAGGCGAAGCGAAGCAGCACAAGACACATTCCTATGGTCTCATGACGACGCGAGGTATCATCGCCGGCAGCGATTTATTTGCCATCCGAACGGTGCGAGATGATCGCTATCGCCTGATCTGGAACCTCAATCACGATGCAACTTTCACGAATGCTTGTACCGAAGCTGACTACTTTCGGTCGATGCAGCGATTCGCGAATTCTGGCGATGCCAATGCAAAAGAATTGGTTGATCGCTATATGCACCGACCCGAATACGAATTGTTTGATTGTCAGGCAGACCCGTTGGAAATGAATAACTTGGCGCAAGATCCGGCGCACGCCGAACATGTCGAGCGATTGAAGTCGACGCTACTCGCCTGGATGGAGGAGCAAGGTGATGAAGGAGTGAAAACGGAACGCGATGCGATCTTGCATCAGTCACGCTACAAGAAGTTCGATTCCGCCGAAGCCTTCAAGGTTTATCGCCGGGCGGTGCGAAATCGCAAGAAAAATCCAATTGACTGA
- a CDS encoding choice-of-anchor M domain-containing protein codes for MKKILFFQLMSILAVSICSSVAHAEAVEYTLGHGDIGLAYDGSELELHYHFGNGAVLDGTPLVGDAEYAPDEAFVRVGQNTMVETTGSIPFLGTTAGDPVWVLPQSNTPGVPFLGIATEELDGTFSGASLTMTSFSGPGEFALWQSSPLGGLNVFWQSNNGLDATDTLALSIGGHDHYNYGFTEAGTYDIGVTATADFASGGSVSDFGTLRFVVGNVSAVPEPSALAAMGALSSIMVLRRRRRS; via the coding sequence ATGAAAAAGATTCTGTTCTTTCAGTTAATGTCAATCTTGGCGGTCTCGATCTGCTCCTCAGTCGCGCATGCGGAGGCGGTTGAATACACCCTCGGCCACGGCGATATCGGGCTTGCCTATGACGGCAGCGAACTCGAACTGCATTACCACTTCGGCAATGGTGCAGTGCTAGACGGGACGCCATTGGTAGGCGATGCCGAGTACGCTCCCGATGAGGCGTTCGTTCGTGTCGGTCAAAACACAATGGTAGAGACGACTGGTAGCATCCCGTTTTTGGGGACCACCGCGGGAGATCCTGTCTGGGTTTTGCCACAGTCCAACACGCCGGGCGTGCCGTTTCTGGGTATCGCAACCGAAGAGCTTGACGGGACGTTTAGCGGGGCCAGCTTGACAATGACTTCATTCAGCGGCCCAGGGGAATTCGCGCTCTGGCAAAGCTCGCCACTTGGCGGTTTAAACGTGTTCTGGCAGAGCAACAACGGTCTCGATGCGACGGACACCCTGGCCCTGTCAATCGGCGGGCATGATCACTACAACTATGGGTTTACCGAAGCAGGTACCTACGACATCGGGGTCACCGCGACCGCCGACTTCGCTTCTGGTGGTTCGGTGAGTGACTTCGGGACATTGCGTTTTGTGGTTGGCAACGTGAGTGCGGTTCCAGAGCCAAGTGCCCTTGCCGCGATGGGAGCCCTATCGAGCATCATGGTCTTGCGCCGTCGTCGCCGGAGCTAG